Proteins co-encoded in one Papaver somniferum cultivar HN1 chromosome 5, ASM357369v1, whole genome shotgun sequence genomic window:
- the LOC113281775 gene encoding BAG family molecular chaperone regulator 8, chloroplastic-like, translating into MAFHHQNTHYYHHHQQPLPHQQQSNNPACHCGGSSQPPPPSQPSDHPSPSPFSHCNPPNSDPLLIQSIVTQILQSSPPPPPPPSHHPSPSPQCNTPYSIDPLLIQSIVTQILQSSQPPPPPPENHLYPKFLKPRKQHEKQTQNQEEKRTRSLLKNLHCRIDALESSLRHLSTSSSSSHSHHNQPSLRDLAARIIQIHFRAFLVRRSRTLRYLKNLAFIKSSFNSLKSSLSSNNNNSQLNHSVLSQKAMDLLLKLDSVQGGDPMIRDGKRLISRDLVRFLEFIDSISAKRQQISSKSMKNVRIQTGNNQEFRVCHDQGGSRKVLDKLSQRIQNCYRVIYDENDTDEEEEEEQGEIEDLHPVDDEQENSRNPNYGILVKRPNVSVKSKKNVKFAVNERNVFVSSSGSHDSDSDVVSIGGGGGGNNQKQFVESLSRNAEEIVGGYSSKVSEDDDDDEGASQSSNGSEGSSPREYVKTEVMNNNGSHKQFSNGNGNFLFSPPMPVTMEPKIDDLMSRRK; encoded by the exons ATGGCATTTCATCACCAGAACAcccattactaccaccaccaccagcaacctTTACCCCATCAGCAGCAAAGCAACAACCCTGCTTGTCACTGTGGTGGTTCTagtcaaccaccaccaccatcacaaccTTCAGATCATCCTTCTCCATCTCCATTTTCTCACTGTAATCCACCTAACTCAGACCCACTTCTAATTCAATCAATTGTTACCCAAATCCTTCAATCTTCtcctccgccaccaccaccaccttcacaTCATCCTTCTCCATCTCCTCAATGTAACACACCTTATTCAATAGACCCGCTTCTAATCCAATCTATAGTTACTCAAATCCTTCAatcttctcaaccaccaccaccaccaccagaaaacCATCTCTATCCAAAATTCCTGAAACCTCGGAAACAACATGAAAAACAAACACAGAATCAGGAAGAGAAACGAACTAGATCTCTCCTTAAAAATCTACATTGTAGGATTGATGCCCTTGAATCATCTCTTCGTCATCTGTCtacttcctcctcctcttctcaCTCTCATCATAATCAACCTTCTCTCAGAGATTTGGCAGCTCGTATAATCCAAATCCATTTCCGTGCTTTCTTAGTTCGAAGATCACGTACTCTTAGATACCTCAAAAACCTAGCTTTTATCAAATCTTCTTTTAATTCCCTGAAATCATCTCTTTCAAGTAATAACAACAATTCTCAGCTGAATCATTCTGTTTTGTCACAGAAAGCCATGGATTTGCTTCTCAAGCTCGATTCTGTTCAG GGTGGTGATCCAATGATTCGAGATGGAAAGAGGTTGATTAGTAGAGATTTGGTGAGGTTTTTGGAGTTTATTGATAGCATTTCAGCGAAAAGGCAACAAATTTCGTCTAAATCAATGAAGAATGTGAGAATTCAAActggaaacaatcaggaattcagGGTTTGTCATGATCAGGGTGGTAGTCGAAAGGTGCTGGACAAATTGAGTCAAAGAATTCAAAATTGTTACAGGGTTATTTATGATGAGAATGacactgatgaagaagaagaagaagaacaaggggAGATTGAAGATTTACACCCTGTAGATGATGAGCAAGAAAACTCTAGAAATCCTAATTATGGGATTTTGGTGAAGAGACCTAATGTTTCAGTTAAGTCAAAGAAAAATGTGAAATTTGCAGTCAATGAGCGAAATGTTTTCGTAAGTAGTAGTGGTTCTCATGATTCAGATTCGGATGTAGTCagcattggtggtggtggtggtggaaataaTCAGAAACAATTTGTGGAAAGTTTGTCTAGAAATGCTGAAGAAATTGTTGGGGGTTACTCATCTAAAGTTTCCGaggatgacgatgatgatgaaggaGCTTCCCAATCCAGTAATGGCAGTGAAGGTAGTAGTCCTAGAGAGTATGTGAAAACTGAGGTCATGAACAATAATGGATCACACAAACAGTTTTCTAATGGAAACGGGAACTTTTTGTTCTCTCCTCCAATGCCAGTGACAATGGAGCCTAAGATTGATGATTTGATGAGTAGAAGAAAGTAA
- the LOC113279138 gene encoding uncharacterized protein LOC113279138, translated as MSRHITQPWVIVGDLNVTLHSTEKQTFSTHTTPSRSSISRAIDQIGLIDIPFSGYPFTWCNNRTANIQVRVCLNRALANSSWFYKYKEALVYHLLPMGSDHSPILLHIDPSSPLLRRPFRCYKFWFKYPQWRDIIASSWKTDVKDSPAYQFVAQLKTAKQARQQWKTATFGNIQAFIDQLQAQLQETIDSNGDLHLIQALKDKLDDLYDSYNNMMFQQSRENILKYEDKKTKFFHSKANY; from the coding sequence ATGAGCCGCCACATTACCCAACCATGGGTCATTGTTGGAGATCTGAATGTTACATTACATTCCACGGAGAAGCAGACATTTTCAACTCACACGACGCCTTCACGTTCTTCTATCTCAAGAGCTATAGATCAGATTGGATTGATAGATATTCCATTTTCTGGTTATCCATTCACATGGTGTAATAACAGAACTGCCAATATCCAAGTTCGAGTATGCCTAAATCGAGCATTAGCAAATTCTTCTTGGTTCTACAAGTATAAAGAAGCATTGGTATATCATCTGCTCCCTATGGGATCAGACCACTCTCCCATCTTACTGCATATAGATCCAAGCTCGCCTCTTCTACGGAGACCATTTCGTTGTTATAAATTCTGGTTTAAATACCCTCAATGGAGAGACATTATTGCATCAAGTTGGAAAACAGATGTCAAGGATTCTCCAGCTTATCAATTTGTGGCTCAACTCAAAACAGCCAAACAAGCTCGCCAACAGTGGAAAACTGCAACATTTGGTAACATACAAGCCTTCATTGATCAATTACAAGctcaacttcaagaaacaataGATTCAAACGGTGACCTGCATCTTATCCAAGCACTCAAAGATAAGTTAGATGACCTGTATGATTCTTATAACAACATGATGTTTCAGCAATCACGTGAAAACATTTTGAAATATGAAGACAAGAAGACCAAATTTTTTCACTCGAAAGCCAATTATTGA